The nucleotide window tgtgctcattgggacctttaaGGCTGCAGAAATTTGTctatacccttccccagatctgtgcctcgatacaatcctagGTCtatagacaattccttggacttcatggctcagtttgtgctctgacatgcactgttaactgtgggacattatatagacaggtgtgtgcctttccaaatcatgtccaatcaactgaatttaccacaggtggtctccaatcaagttgtagaaacatctcaaggatgatcagtggaaacaggatgcacctgagcttaagtttgagtgtcatggcaaaggctataaatacttatgtacatgtgatttttttttattttttatttttaataaatttgcaaatacttcaaacaacattatttcacgttgtcattatggggtattgtttgtagaatttttatgaaaataatgaatttaatacattttggaataaggctgtaacaaaatgtggaaaaagtgaagcgctgtgaatactttccggatgcacggtgtgtgtgtgtgtgtgtgtgtaatatatatatatatatatatatacatatatatatatatatatatatatatatgtactgatatatatatacacatacacacacacacacacacacacacacacgtatagataatgactgacacacacacacacacacacacacacacacacacacacacacacacacacatatatatatatactgcaaatatatatacactcacctataggattattaggaacacctgttcaatttctcattaatgcaattatctaatcaaccaatcacatggcagttgcttcaatgcatttaggggtgtggtcctggtcaagacaatctcctgaactccaaactgaatgtcagaatgggaaagaaaggtgatttaagcaattttgagcgtggcatggttgttggtgccagacgggccggtctgagtatttcacaatctgctcagttactgggattttcacgcacaaccatttctagggtttacaaagaatggtgtgaaaagggaaaaacatccagtatgtggcagtcctgtgggtgaaaatgccttgttgatgctagaggtcagaggagaatgggccgacagattcaagctgatagaagagcaactttgcctaaaataaccactcgttacaaccgaggtatgcagcaaagcatttgtgaagccacaacacgcacaaccttgaggcggatgggctacaacagcagaagaccccaccaggtaccactcatctccactacaaataggaaaaagaggctacaatttgcaagagctcaccaaaactggacagttgaagactggaaaaatgttgcctggtctgatgagtctcgatttctgttgagacattcagatggtagagtcagaatttggcgtaaacagaatgagaacattgatccatcatgccttgttaccactgtgaaggctggtggtggtggtgtaatggtgtgggggatgttttcttggcacactttaggccccttagtgccaattgggcatcgtttaaatgccacggcctacctgagcattgtttctgacaatgtccatccctttatggccaccatctacccatcctctgatggctacttccagcaggataatgcaccatgtcacaaagctcgaatcatttcaaattggtttcttcaacatgacaatgagttcactgtactaaaatggcccccacagtcaccagatctcaacccaatagagcatctttgggatgtggtggaacggagctgcgtgccctggatgtgcatcccacaaatctccatcaactgcaagatgctatcctatcaatatgggccaacatttctaaagaatgctttcagcaccttgttgaatcaatgccacgtagaattaaggcagttctgaaggcgaaagggggtcaaacacagtattagtatggtgttcctaaaaatcctttaggtgagtgtgtatatatatatatatatatatatatatatatatataaaatagactgaaatataaaatgtttactgTATAATGAGAGCTTGTAGAAAACTACATTTCATCATCAAGTTCTGCTGTTGCACATTTCACAAATACAACTTTGATAGACAGACCGATAAATAGATATGTTTGCTTTTTCCATTTCCCTTATAAGGCCATTATAGCAAGTACAGAATGCAATATTACAATACAACTTAATTAATTCTTAAAGAGAAATTTAGCAATTTATGCCAAGATTATCTCATAACATTACATTTCTTTTACCTTCTGATGAAAACTGtttcatcaccattgtgtccttaattTAAAGTAGGTTTCCCCAGGGACTGACTGTTCAGTTATTTTACTTATGGTAAAAGCATCTGCCGTTGCAAAAATTAACCAAATGTTACAATGAGTACTACATTGACAATATTGTATGAATTATAGATTAGAGTCAACGGatgaacacacaaaacaaattaattacagaGTCAATAGCTTTTAATTTGATTTAGGATGTATGAATATTATTACAATTTCCAGACTCAATTAGAGCTAAACTAACATTTTTCTGCTGTGTACACATCAGCAGGTATAAAGTTGTTTTGAATTGCATGTTCTACAAATAACAATTCCTTTCCTTTTTGGCTActtgtacataaataaaatacaccACAGACATAtaaaacaacaaattcaaggCACCCATACTTAGCAGACGTTTTAAATGCAAATTGTactgcctaatatatatatatatatatatatatatttttttttttctctctcttttccaaaTGGATTTCATAAATTAAAAATTAGAACTGATAAGATGAATGATTTTGTGAACGGTTAGAAAAAGCACTGGGTCAAGAGTACTGAATACCTTCAGCTGGTTATAAATGTTTGCACCATTAGATTTGGTGACACAAAGAAAATGTCTGTTACATAACCGTCAAGCCTACAAGAGTCTAAcaatttaaaagttgaaaaaaaaacaccttgcttgttctcatttttattttccttttggaGTTTCTAAATTTCATGTAAAACAAGGGCTTTAGATTTCTGTGGCAGAGAAATCTCTCAAAGCAGGGTTTCCACAGTACAAGATGTAGCTTTTTATTGTGCACAAAATAAATGGAGGCAGTTAAATATACTGTCTGTAAACCTCAATCCCAAAAGCATATAGGACTATAAACAgggtagaaaataaaaaaaaccctaCAAACTCCTTGTTGGTCTTCATGGAATTGCCCTGCTGGGTACCGCTCCACAGTGTTCTTTGTCAATGTCCAAGCAGTGATCCAATCAAATCCTGTGGTCATATCAGACTCCAGTATACAGGGACAGGAAGTAGATGTACAAAAGTAAGATGGGATATATGAGGAggggtttctttgttttgaaTTCATCACCCACGAGTAAGGATGCAGCACTATATGCAGCCCAGAAGACTccaaaaagcttaaaaaaaaaaaaaagtagaatgaATGTGATAACCGTATTTTcattttacatacatacatacatacatacacacacacacacacacacacacacacacacacacacacatttttgtaaatatttgattatatcttttcatgtaacaaaactgaagaaatgacactttgctacaatataAAGTAGTAaaccagtccatcaccttcaccctcagcttctttagcaaggcagtggtcgtcttgaaGGTgagtttggggtcgttatcatgctggaatactactctgcggcccagtctccaaagggaggggatcgtgctctgcttcagtatgtcacagtacatctTGGCATTCAttgttccctcaatgaactgtagctccccagtgccagcagcactcaagcagccccagaccatgacactcccaccaccatgcttgacggtaggcaagacacacttgtctttgtactcctcacctggtttccaccacacacgcttgacaccatctgaaccaaataagtttatcttggtctcatcagaccacaggacatgcttccagtaatccatgtccttagtctgcttgttctcagcaaactgtttgcaggctttctcgggcatcatctttagaagaggcttccttctgggacgacagccatgcagaccaatttgaagCAGTGTGCGGTGTATGGTCTAAGCACTGACAGGctaaccccccaccccttcaacctctgcagcaatgctggcagcactcatacgtctatttcccaaagacctCTGTACCTCtagatatgacgctgagcacgtgcactcaacttctttggtcgaccatggcgaggcctgttctgagtgtaacctgtcctgttaaaccactgtatggtcttggccaccgtgctgcagctcagtgtcagggtcttggcaatcttcttatagcctaggccatctttatgtagagcaacaattattttttcagagttctttgccatgaggtgccatgttgaacttccagcgaccagtatgagggagtgtgagagcgatgacaccaaactgaacacacctgctccccattcacacctgagacctagTAACACTaaagagtcacatgacaccggggagagaaaatggctaattgggcccaattcggacattttcacttaggggtgtactcacttttgttgccagcggtttagacattaatggctgtgtgttgagttattttgaggggagagcaaatttacactgttataaaagctgtacactcactactttcattgtagcaaagtgtcatttcttcaatgttgtcatatgaaaaaatataatcaaatatttacaaaaatgtgtggGTTGTactcactgtatatattttaaaacattggaattcaaaatcaattattgtaaggtgacattgttttttttgttgggaaatatttttatgaaaaataaaaaactgaaatatcttgcttgcataagtgttcaacccccacacattaatatttAGTCGAGCCAGCTTTTGCTGCATTAACTGCATTAAGACTTTTGGGGGTACATATGTACCAGCTTTGCACACCAAGTGATTTTGGCCCTTTCTTCTCTgcagatttgctccaggttgttcaggttgGTTGTGTGATGCTTgtggactgcaattttcaaatagtgccacagattctcaataggattgaaatcaggactttgactgggccactgtaAGACATTTATCCTTGAGCCACTCCAGTGTTGCATTGGCCTTgcgctttggatcattgtcatgctgaaaggtgaatttcctcccaagcttcagtttTTTAGCGGACTGAAGCCGGTTCTCTTGCAAtatttccctatattttgctccatccattcttcctATAATACTAACAAAATTCCCAGTCCCTGCTGAtaagcatccccacagcatgatgctgccaacatcatacttcactgtagggatggtgtgtCTTGAAGCATAAGAATTGTTAGGTTTGCGCCACACATAGTGCTTTGATTTTTGGCCATCTTGGTCTTATTTGACCGCAAAACCTTCTCCCACATTGCAGTTGGGTCACTCACGTGCTTTCTGGCAAATTCCAGACAtgctttcagatggtactttGAGTAAAAGCTTCATTCTTGCCATCCTCCCATACAGCCCAGCATTATGCAGTGCTCTTTatatggttgactggtgcaccattactccactcccagccactgaactatgtagctccttcaaagtgattgttggcctctctacagcttctctcacaagtctccttttcttggcagtgcctgggtggtgtggtgcagcttccacttcctgattattgatccaactgtgctcactgggatatTCAAACATTTGAACTTATGTGGAATGCTCTTTggtcttcattttccttcagattcacaggCTAGCCaatgatccttcaacaatggATTTAACCTGGCAGGGGTTGAATACTTAGGCaagcaaaatatttcatttttttttttatatttccccAACATAAATCCAATGTCACATAACAGtaattgattttgagttccagcgttttaaaataaaatatcaaacagaatgaaatttcagtgtgccatttgtaattcagtaatatgagataaTTGGCCAGTGGTcagaatacttttgcaaggcactgtatacTTTCCTTGTTTTTCAACATATTCTCACCTTTATAAGTGTAGAGACGACTTCAAAGCCCCCAATGACCAGGAGAAGTGGAGCTATTACAATGAGTGGAAGCAAAGAATATCCAATCACTCCAAGGACTTGTCCATAAGACACCTAGTAAAAACCATGAGTTGACCAGATGCATCACTTTCAGCTCACAAAACACAATTGTTGTCTGACACGTTAAGTGTAAAGTATAAATACCTCTCCACCCAGGACTCTTGCGAGGAGGAAAATCGTCAAAGATCCAAATATCCAAATCGTAATAATCCAGGAAACAACCTGATAAATCAATACAGGACACTTGAGATACATACAAATCATCCATGTTTGGCAAAGTTACTCTAGATTGTAATAGTTTATAAACAGACTATTAAAGTAATCCGTAATGATCAAATAATTAACAAATGCCTTTGGATATTGTATACATAAAAATTTCACAATCAACAAGAAACAAGATATAGCTCATTTCCTTACCCTGAACTGTCCATAGATGGAGATCATGGAAAAAAGCAGGACAACAGCCAGTGGGCCCCAGAAGTCAGGGTTGTCCCTCACCACCTGTCTGTTAAATCCCAGTGAGGGCATGGGCATCAACACACACCTAATCTTGTAGTAGATGTCCTTCACATCAATGTCCAACTCCTCCCTGCACAACAATCAAGGTTTTGAAATTTTAGAGAATTAATTGAAGCTCCTCTGCAACGTGGTAAAACCCATTAACTACAACCAGCATCTctgaaagcaaatgtgacatcAGGCATCAGAAATCATCACATATGAGCAAGTCCAGATGGAATCTGccaacttttttacattttctatgcTGAAGTCTAAGGAACAGCTACATTTAAACATGGTCAatgtgttaaaggaacagttcaccccaaaatgaaaatacactcatcatttactcaccctcataccatttcAAAGGAgcgtgacttactttcttctgctaaacacaaacaacgatttttagaataatatcttagCTCTTTAGGTCCAATAAAAGTGACTGGTGTTcaggcatttgaagctccaaaaagaagatAAAGTCTGAATaaacatacaactccagtggtttaatcaatgtcttctgaagcgatctgaAATATATAACACTTATATTCtgacagaccaaaatgtataactcttttcactatacatcttgccATTTAAGTCTaaaggcatgatcatgatttcaagttcaatTACACTTAGAGCTTTATGCATGGACGGAATGCTAGAGGGCGCTATAGGAGGAGTAATCCATtttaaaatcatgattgccaaagtGACTGCTGCCAAGATGtatattgaaaaaggagttatgttttagtatgttctcacccaaaacaatgTGAAATGCTTCTGAAGACAATAAACAACTCTAGTCTGATGGATTACCGTTGTTGACTTtatctgatttttggagcttcaaaaggcctgatcaccattcacttgcattgtatggacctccagagctgaaatatttaaaaaaaatctttgtgttcagcagaagaaagaacatcactcacatctgggatgacatgaggatgagtacattTATGGTTTAAGCGATTAAACAACGTTATCGACaatgttgaaaataaaaaaaattatgacacgcaagagcagcactgcagctcatgcctgactgaggagaggaagaattacacagctcacagtccagactcactctaaactttccaaacaacttcaggtgatgtagatcgcaaagtatgagggaat belongs to Xyrauchen texanus isolate HMW12.3.18 chromosome 16, RBS_HiC_50CHRs, whole genome shotgun sequence and includes:
- the LOC127656856 gene encoding protein YIPF4-like, which codes for MQFSPTNGDFTFVSSTEAEELSGTIDAPDITLNMGPDSTKDSHATAFLRQRGYGWLLEVEEDDSEDSKPLLEELDIDVKDIYYKIRCVLMPMPSLGFNRQVVRDNPDFWGPLAVVLLFSMISIYGQFRVVSWIITIWIFGSLTIFLLARVLGGEVSYGQVLGVIGYSLLPLIVIAPLLLVIGGFEVVSTLIKLFGVFWAAYSAASLLVGDEFKTKKPLLIYPILLLYIYFLSLYTGV